Proteins from a genomic interval of Chelonoidis abingdonii isolate Lonesome George chromosome 7, CheloAbing_2.0, whole genome shotgun sequence:
- the PRG4 gene encoding proteoglycan 4 codes for MSEISLKADIPFIREDSVPKLTMVWNIHYISLVLFSASLIQQASTQDLSSCAGRCGEGYSREAPCQCDYSCLHYMECCHDYKKVCTEELSCKGRCFETFVRGRECDCDADCEKYGKCCPDYQKHCEEALTTKSSSSSSSRTAPLVTKTTAKRSSKNSKKRKPKKVVQSHEVMEEHSESEKQKSSSSSSSSLSSTTIRKTKASARNPSEKNQTNKIKNKNNREVKDTMKEQDSKNRRTSSRTSTTDDIREISEETGSGLDNVGTRPAPTAKHPDRKISRQENKGTTAAPLSEESFSQTPASQPDKVTMPFKMNTTKTLSLKTNMQPTITSMAKISALTSAAHVTKAKDTSTTSMKNATTTTAKGMITAKRDKTTVATETTTTTTTTSKKYTTKTAEEPPAKSDTTTVAMKITAAAETDMTTAARKATTAKKKTTTDKNDVTTAAKETLTTTENQGTMTDKTIRRKDTTTLAKDTVMTTDERDLTTLGKETVTTTEKKDTTTTTARETITTTDKKVTTIAERETVTAKTVTAAAKDTTTANDKIILTPDEKDTTSAVRMTITRAPRTDTTAEVQDTVTTAGKKDTTTVGNENVPIDERDKTTTGKKDTTTMDTEIVMTTAERDTTTAERETVTTTAKTATTAAAKDTVTSTAKKDTTTVGEEMILSPDEKDLTKKDTTTVYREIVTSATTATTAAARETVTRGPQTDTTTETKDTLATTGKKDTTTVDKETVMTIDEKDKTADKKDITTIAAVNIITTDEKDTIDKTTTTASRATAAKKSVMTTAKLDTTAAARKTQTTTKQTPTAVEVTTVAIELTTADKEETVDNRQKTTTTKETTTEEKKELTTVIKERTTEDSKASDDKQATTTGKIDTTASTVTKETLTVSEEVSTAAKGSQERTVSLTEDKPGITVTQIPPVKATAKPTIEPEKNTKSVIQITATPPINLSTSQPKDLPETKVHFETTKETSTVTKRSTATSISKETIETKDISENTYTTDTTTQKNTTQFPTEKLQTSKIIISPSLVQKPATHPVTPEQEKHIDNSSSTAINPMTLPDSNFPHRNTENPKETPIPYEGSNQNPTSSKQVHSTDYPAISFTTSIVPLRRTPNPNGNDENNRLETITKITWTTTKSNSAIPQKKETTSHGITTNISIDLVSDKEITEESPIAMNTNTSVKHTIVSSTFTAEKDMHHTSTLPSGFITTRTEERREVTHFPTKTYSSTKAPERSPTMHTDSKLQDKINTTYKDEQDKNLCNGKPADGIVALPNGTLAVFRGHYYWLLDSARQPTVSPRKITEGWGIPSPIDTVFSRCNCDGKTFFFKGSQYWRFTNDVKDVGYPKQIAKGFAGLSGKIVAVLSVAQHNERPESVYFFKKGGSVQRYIYNQEPVKKCKKKVYVRYPAYTPRAVIKRRRFERAIRSAIMYRTPVMYHTLRINHNPSGILHHEVKINFYWRGFPKVVHSAISIPNYQRPDAYDYYVFSKDQYYNVDVASRIARSVTSQTGQTVSKDWYKCPKDEL; via the exons CACTTACtacaaaatcatcatcatcttcatcatccaGAACAGCTCCTTTGGTCACCAAAACAACAGCCAAACGGTCATCTAAAAATTCAAAGAAGAGGAAGCCAAAGAAAGTAGTGCAATCCCATGAAGTTATGGAAG AACATTCAGAATCTGAGAAACAGAAATCTTCTTCCTCATCGTCTTCCTCATTGTCATCAACAACAATTCGGAAAACAAAGGCTTCAGCAAGAAATCCCagtgaaaaaaaccaaacaaataaaattaaaaacaaaaacaatagagAAGTGAAGGATACCATGAAAG AGCAAGACTCAAAAAACAGAAGAACTTCATCCAGGACTTCTACAACTGATGACATAAGAGAGATTTCTGAGGAGACTGGCAGTGGATTGGACAATGTGGGTACCAGGCCTGCTCCTACTGCAAAGCACCCTGACAGAAAAATTTCAAGACAAGAAAATAAAGGTACAACAGCAGCTCCATTGTCAGAAGAAAGTTTTAGCCAGacccctgcctcccagccagatAAAGTTACTATGCCCTTCAAAATGAATACTACAAAGACATTAAGTCTGAAGACCAACATGCAACCTACTATTACAAGTATGGCTAAGATCTCAGCATTAACTAGTGCAGCTCATGTCACTAAAGCTAAAGACACAAGTACTACATCTATGAAAAATGCCACAACTACTACAGCTAAAGGGATGATCACAGCTAAGAGAGATAAAACTACTGTAGCGAcagagacaacaacaacaacaacaacaacatctaAGAAATACACTACAAAAACAGCGGAAGAGCCACCAGCTAAAAGTGACACAACTACTGTAGCTATGAAGATAACAGCAGCAGCTGAAACAGACATGACTACAGCAGCTAGGAAAGCAACAACAGCTAAAA AGAAGACAACAACAGATAAAAATGATGTGACTACTGCAGCTAAAGAGACTCtaacaacaacagaaaatcaAGGCACGATGACAGATAAAACAATACGCAGAAAAGACACAACTACTCTAGCTAAAGATACTGTAATGACAACAGATGAAAGAGACCTAACTACTCTGGGTAAAGAGactgtaacaacaacagaaaagaAAGACACAACAACTACAACAGCTAGAGAAACAATAACCACAACAGACAAAAAAGTCACAACTATTGCCGAGAGAGAGACTGTAACAGCTAAAACAGTCACAGCTGCAGCTAAAGACACAACCACAGCAAATGACAAGATTATATTGACTCCAGATGAAAAAGACACAACTTCTGCAGTGAGGATGACTATAACAAGAGCACCTAGAACAGACACAACTGCAGAAGTTCAAGACACTGTAACAACAGCAGGCAAAAAAGATACAACTACTGTGGGCAATGAAAACGTTCCAATAGATGAAAGAGACAAAACAACCACAGGTAAAAAAGACACAACGACCATGGATACAGAGATTGTGATGACTACAGCAGAAAGAGACACAActactgcagagagagagactgtaacAACAACAGCTAAAACAGCCACAACTGCTGCAGCTAAAGACACTGTAACATCAACAGCTAAAAAAGACACAACTACAGTAGGTGAAGAGATGATATTGAGTCCAGATGAAAAAGACTTAACTAAAAAAGACACAACTACTGTATATAGAGAGATTGTAACATCGGCTACAACAGCCACAACTGCAGCAGCTAGGGAGACTGTAACAAGAGGACCCCAAACAGACACAACTACAGAAACTAAAGATACTCTAGCCACCACAGGTAAAAAAGACACAACTACCGTGGATAAAGAGACTGTAATGACAATAGATGAAAAAGACAAAACAGCAGATAAAAAAGACATAACTACTATAGCTGCAGTCAATATAATAACAACAGATGAAAAAGACACAATAGATAAAACCACAACTACTGCATCCAGAGCTACTGCAGCTAAAAAATCTGTAATGACAACAGCTAAACtggacacaacagcagcagctagaAAGACACAAACTACCACTAAACAGACACCTACTGCTGTTGAAGTAACAACTGTGGCTATAGAATTGACAACTGCAGATAAAGAAGAGACTGTAGATAACAGACAGAAAACTACAACTACCAAAGAAACAACaactgaagagaaaaaagagTTAACCACTGTTATCAAAGAGAGGACTACAGAGGACTCAAAGG cttctgATGATAAACAGGCAACTACGACAGGTAAAATAGACACAACTGCCAGTACTGTCACTAAAGAAACACTGACTGTCTCTGAAGAGGTGTCCACTGCAGCTAAAGGCTCCCAGGAAAGAACTGTGTCACTAACAGAAGATAAACCTGGTATCACTGTCACTCAAATCCCCCCAGTAAAAGCCACTGCCAAACCCACCATTGAACCTGAAAAAAACACTAAGTCTGTGATACAGATTACTGCTACTCCACCCATAAACCTTTCTACCTCTCAACCTAAAGACCTCCCTGAAACAAAAGTCCATTTTGAAACCACAAAAGAAACATCTACTGTTACTAAAAGATCTACAGCAACTTCCATTTCCAAGGAGACTATTGAAACCAAAGACATTTCTGAAAATACATACACTACAGATACTACCACCCAGAAAAACACAACACAGTTTCCAACTGAAAAATTACAGACTTCCAAGATCATCATCAGTCCTTCTTTGGTTCAGAAACCAGCTACCCACCCAGTCACTCCTGAGCAGGAGAAACATATAGATAATTCAAGCTCCACTGCAATTAATCCAATGACTCTTCCAGACAGTAATTTCccccacagaaacacagaaaACCCTAAAGAAACTCCCATTCCTTATGAGGGATCCAATCAAAATCCTACCTCTTCCAAACAAGTTCACTCTACAGACTACCCAGCAATCTCATTCACAACTTCTATTGTTCCACTGAGACGTACACCTAATCCTAATGGCAATGATGAAAACAACAGGTTGGAAACCATTACAAAAATAACATGGACAACAACAAAATCTAATTCAGCTATCCctcaaaaaaaagaaacaacGTCACATGGCATTACAACTAATATCAGCATTGATCTTGTTTCAGATAAAGAAATTACTGAGGAAAGTCCAATAGCTATGAACACAAATACGTCAGTAAAACATACAATAGTGTCTTCAACCTTTACAGCTGAGAAGGATATGCATCATACCTCCACCTTGCCAAGCGGATTCATAACCACAAGGACTGAAGAAAGAAGAGAAGTCACACATTTCCCCACTAAAACATACTCATCAACTAAAGCTCCTGAAAGAAGCCCCACTATGCACACAGACTCCAAACTACAGGACAAGATCAACACAACTTACAAAG ATGAACAAGATAAGAATTTGTGTAATGGAAAGCCAGCTGATGGAATAGTTGCTTTACCAAATGGAACATTAGCTGTATTCCGAG gTCATTACTACTGGCTACTGGATTCAGCTAGGCAGCCAACAGTGTCCCCTCGTAAAATCACTGAGGGTTGGGGTATTCCATCCCCCATCGACACTGTCTTTTCCAGATGCAACTGTGATGGCAAAACCTTCTTCTTTAAG GGTTCCCAATACTGGCGTTTCACTAATGATGTGAAGGATGTGGGATATCCCAAACAAATTGCAAAAGGATTTGCAGGACTAAGTGGGAAAATAGTAGCAGTTCTTTCAGTAGCACAACACAATGAAAGGCCAGAATCTGTGTATTTTTTCAAGAAAG GTGGCAGCGTTCAACGTTATATCTACAATCAAGAACCAGTCAAAAAGTGCAAAAAGAAAGTATATGTTAGGTACCCAGCTTATACACCCAGAGCTGTGATCAAGAGGAGACGCTTTGAACGTGCAATAAGATCAGCAATCATGTACCGCACACCAGTCATGTACCATACTCTCAGAATCAACCATAATCCATCTG GAATATTACATCATGAGGTTAAAATAAATTTTTACTGGAGAGGATTTCCAAAAGTAGTTCACTCAGCTATATCAATACCTAACTACCAAAGGCCAGATGCTTATGATTACTATGTTTTCTCTAAAG ATCAATACTACAATGTGGATGTGGCCAGCAGAATAGCAAGATCAGTTACTTCTCAGACAGGGCAGACGGTATCCAAGGACTGGTATAAGTGTCCTAAAGATGAATTGTAA